AAAATCGTAAAAATATCTAAGATATCTTGAATATTATTAAATTCTACGCCTCAACAGGTCTGATTTGATGAATTATCTTTCAATTAGCAGTTTCAAAACCGTGTTTTACATTCTATACtcaattttctcagcaaccaaacaaaaatcttAACCAATAACCGGTAAGACTCAAAGTTACCTAAAGCTCCCGCTGAGGAGGCCTCGGAAATACGAAGATTGTTCAACGAGCCTGTTATTACAcattaaaaacagaaaatcattttctctcactttccTGATAACCAAACAGAAGGATGGAAAGTAACTGGCCTAATTCGAGATGCGTGGACTTTGAGTGTCTGGTAACTGAGAATTGTGGGCAAATCCCAGCTTAGGATATCTCTGGTAGAAATGTTAATCTCTTTCTGCTTAGTCTCTGCTTCGATTGGGTTGGGATTTGTGCATACGAGAATAACGAAGTCATCGTCGTCTGAGCTTGACGCCATGGGACTTGTCTGAGCTTGTGATCGCTGATAAGAGCTTTGTTCAATGACAAGAAGAGAGACTTTTCCCTGTCGTTTTCATTCTCTGCCGTTAGACCCTTGCTTTTTGCCTCGCCGCGACGATGTCGTATTTTTCTGCCGGTTCCTCACTCACTTTCATATTTCATTTGCCATACACGACATGGCATTTCTCATTGTACATCAAAGAACATCGTAAGTCGTAACACCTGTTGTTCTTTTAACCACAGATGATACGGCATTTTCTGTGGTCGTTTGGTGGCTATTTGTAGGATTTTCCAAGTGGATGAGTTTAGCATGACTTAATGACTTGAATGATTTTGTAAAAATGTAGGTAAAATGTCGatattagttaaatttagctaatATTGTTCCCTTTTTCTTTACCTCCAACAAATTAGTTAGAGGTGAGCTAAAATACATATGATGCTATAATGAATAGCAACTTTTTACTATTTACTATAACATaatgttcaaataaaaaattgtttctcaccgttcctctcttcctccatctctctctcgaATCaggattctcttcatttcatttgaacgagataatattcaattagttatattagaaaggtattttggtcttttactttttgaggaAACTAAAATATccctctaatataactaactaaatattattccgttcaaataaaataaaaagggaacaAGAATATTATCATGTTCCCTCTCTCTCGGTCTctcttttaaatgaaaatatgagaaatagaaaataattaaaaaataatgagaaataatatttaaaagctAAAGAGATACACTTGTTCACTAAATATTTTATCAACTATTACCATAAATGCTTCAATGCTTTATAGATGGGAGCGACTCCCCTCCAATTGGATCGTCTCCACTCTCCCGTTTCCTCTTCATTTTTATATCACCCGTCAAACAAATATCCTCTAATAGATAGGATCTTCAATCATAAAAACAGAACGATCAATTATCTCAATGAGTCAATTAATGAAAGTTGAAAGTGGACAGGGCCTCGGGTGTTGAGATTGCACCATATTAGGTCTTCAAAGGAGTAATTGTCAATGCAGCTCAGGCCATGTCATGAATCACATGAAGCCATGTATCAAATCCTCAGTTAGCTACAACTTTCTATACCATTGATGACAAGCTTTTACCGAAGTGTTCTCAACTAAATTTACATTTTAAGCTACATATTAGTTACAACAGGGGAGGAGAGGTCTGAATCAAGGACTAACCTAACCAGAGAGCTTCTCTTCACAAAGAAGTGATTTTCTCTAAAACAATTCAAACTCCAGGTGCTCTCCTGTAGTTTTACACTCCAAAAACTTGCTCTTTGTTTCCTGGGAACCCGTGCTTGGAAATCCAAAGTCACAAAACTCAGGTAGCTCTGGTGGAATGGTGCAACGTATCAATGCCCAATTCAGGCCTTCAAAGAATGGGTGCTGCTTAATCTCAGCAGCCCCTTTCTCAGATCCGAACCGATTCTCTGGCTCCTTTACCAACAGCCCTCTTATGAGATCTCTTGCCTGGCAGCTGACAAGTGGGCTGTCAGGGAATTTGAGACTCTGCAACACTACATTGGCTAAGGTCTCTTCATTGTTACAACCTTTGAAGGGTGTTCTACCATAAAGAAGCTcataaagaaagataccaaatGTCCACCAATCAACTGCAGCTCCATGACCCTCTCCTTTGATGATCTCTGGAGCCAAGTATTCATGGGTGCCAACAAAGGAATTGGATCGTGCATCGGTGGGCTCAGCCACAAGCTGTGGCAATGATCGCACCTGGGATGCAACATCAACTTTTAACTTCCTTGCTCTTGCAGCAGCAGGTAAAAACCTAGGGCTGAAACATGGGACTTGACAGGATGGTTCAATGCAGAAAGGCTGAGCACAGCTAGAATCTGTACATGGACCAGACGTCTTAACAGGATCCGCATTGAACGAAGATGACTTCAGAAGAGTTGGACTCACAGTACATCTGAGTGAAAGGTCAAAGTCCGTGAGCATAATGTGACCATCTTCCCTGACAAGAATGTTCTCTGGTTTCAAATCCCGATACACAACTCCAAGCATGTGCAAGTACTCCAAAGCAAGGAGGACTTCAGCAACATAAAACCTGCAAACAGTGGAAACTtaaattagttttaaaaggagtggatgacaaatgcaaaaatttaaagaagAATAATCAATGCTTAAAAAAACACTTGCATTAGACCTAATGTTTTTAATTTGCACCaatataaagacaaaaaatgtaCAAAAAGACTTTGGAATACAGATTCAGAGGACACAGAACCAACATTCAGGAGCCCAAATGATTTATATTCAGCTCTTTAGAGCTGCTATGCACACCAAGAATTGATGTTAAGGATGAGTAGTAGAAGTTAtgataaaacacaaactaagaGCACTCACATTGGGCTAGGCAAAATAGTGtagcaaaaaatacaaaaaagagtTCCACATCCGGCTAGCTAAAATAGCTAAAGGATTTGACTAGCTGCTACGATGCTCAGCCAAAATTTGTTGAGCACTATAGATCAACAATGCATAAgttcaattatttaaaaaataataataataataataaaaactcaatCTGACTCTCCTCTCTTTGGGAATAGTGAAATTacataaaagaaagaatattttaaatggaaTCATGAAAATGAATAGATAAAATGCTGAGCCGAATGTAGGTGCTTTGAAAAAGttggtagttaaaatagaaaaaatgtgttctttagctaaattttagtcAAATATTTTGCATGGATAACATGGAGAAGTGGTCAAGTTAATATGCACGCAAGAGCTGTTGGTGACAGTGAGCATCTTGGTAGCTGAAAGCAGAAGCAGTGGTATTGTTTAATAAAGGTGGCAGCAGAAGTCAGCACATGTAACATGGAAGTGCGACATGTTGCCAGATATAGGTAGAGTAACATATTTGCCTTTATATCTATATTAGCTTGATGCAGCGCCAATGCTCTGGCTCGAATGGCAATTCCTTCCCTATAAGAATAGTGGAGAGTGAGGAATGGGTATAGAAAAATGGCTTCGCTTGGTTTCAACTCAAACTATATTCTTTCATAATGGAAAGTTACGACATAGCACATACATGTATCCTTGTTAGGTTGGCTATAGAAATGTACAGATAGAGAAGCACATAGGAAGCAGTGAGTAGAATTCATTCAGAGAGTAGTATTATATAAATATCTGCGTTTATTGAATCAATAAATATGCATGGAATGACTGAGTGATAACTGAAAATCAATGATGATATTGATCAGGTGAACAGGATATCAGCACAATTGttgcttttttatttcaaatctACAATAAAGAAAGACTTTCTTCATGTTAGAAAATCCACACTAAGACAAATTGTGTGCTCAACAAATTCCCATCTCACATAGCCAGAGTGATGTAAAATAGCACCAAAGCGtttaaaataacaaagagaaagatagctaaaaatcattttcactactttcaactttaaaaaggcatgataaaaaaattaacatgaaaaagaaatcataatcCAGTAAATACACAAATCAATTAGTCTTATCATAATGAACTCAAATATGTTACTTTTTGTATTGGTTCTTGGATATATCTCTTGTTCTTAGTTTAACGCTTGGTTATGCATGGTGTGAAAAAAAGAGTACAAACAATGATATAAATGGACTAATCATTCAAGTACTCTACCTCGCTGCTGGTTCAGGAAAACTCCTGCCAAGCTGCTTCTGCCGAAGGACGTGAAGATCTCCACCTGGACAATACTCCATAACTAAGCATGATAGATTATCTGATGTGAATTGGGCATATAGAGTTGGGAGAAAAGGATGATCCAGCATCCTCAATATTTCTCTTTCTGTTTGAGCCCTAGGCATCTTCTTCCTTCTAGCCAAAAACTCATTGTCCATGACCTTTATAGCAAATAGACAATTCGTACTAATCAGCTCAGCAAGATATACAGTTCCAATGTCACCGCAGCCGAGCTTCTTTAGAAGATTGAAGTGTCTCAACCCCATGACTCCATTCTGCATTTGTACATGACGGATGGCTTCCCATCTCACATCCTTTGACATGTGAGGTCTATTGCCACAACTAGACCCACTCACATTGCTCTCATCACTGATACTCGTACTACTACTATACTCACCTTGGCTactttttgaactttgggaAAACTCCCCCTTCTCCTTTgattttgtgttctttttcaatttcataCTGGCTTTGCTTTTATTACTGCTGTTTGAAGTGATGCCTGGCTTGCTCGCTCCAGAGTGCTCATTACTTGGGCTTACCTCATCATTTGGACCGATCGAGTAGGATGTAACAGAAACTTGTTTGCTTGCATTCTTCAAAGTGCATTGGCATCTCTCACAAACCACTTGAGTTGTACGAGGATCCAAGTCATTATTAACTTTGTTATATGCACTAGAACTGCATGCAGAAGAACTTGAGTTCTGCTTTAGTTTCTTCTTAACAGAACTCTTGTTCCTAACCACCGGTTTAACTGAGCGGAGAGTATTCCTGGATATCTTGCCCACCCTATTGCCAACGATTGAGCTAGAAGAAGATACAGGCTGCGACCTGCCTTTCCGCATGGGTTTTGGTACCAATGCTTTATTTGCTAACTTGGTTGAGGCAGGATCGTTTTCAACCATCTCTAATATGTTGCGAACGGTACTAGAAGAAGATGGAGAAGGTGCAGATGTATGCTTCTCTTTCTGTAAAAGCTCTACCTTTGGCGTGTGAGCCCCAACTTTCCTTGGTGAAGAAACAGTCTCATCTTGTAATGGTATGTTCCCCGTATTATTATCTAATGTTGTAACAGCATATTGAGAAGAAGAATGAGCACTTTGGCTTGATGACTTCATATTGGGCATTTTTTCCTGCTCGGGCATCTTCCCAGAAGAATTGAATTTGCTTTCTTCTGGCACAAGTGATATTTCAACCACACTCCCTTCCTCTTTATCTAAGGACGGGCCAGATCCACTAGCTTCAACCACAACTGCATGGTACAATGTTTTTATCCGTCCGGCTTCTGAGACTCCTGGAGAACTAGTCGACTTTGATAACCGTTTCATTGCAGCCATTTCTGATGCCTTAGAAAGGCATAGCTCCCTTAATGCCTGCTTTAGAGTCACAGGTTCTGAATTCCCAATTCCTGGTGAATGGGGCGCACCAACTGTGATTGGCCTTTTTAAGGCACTTTTCCTTAAAGGGCTTGTTCCTGCTTGCTGTGAAATACCTAATCCCTTGGTCGAAGCTTTAAGAGTAATTGCCTCAAAAAGATGATTAATATCATCTTCCAGAGAATCCTTATATCCGAGTTTTAGCATAGGAAGCTTCCGATCTTTGTCATAAGTTCCCCTAGAATGCTGACCCATATTCACCTCATCCCCTGCTTCAACAATTTCACAAGTTCCAGAAAATGAACCCATTACTGTGCTACTCTGCTAAAGCTACTTCAATGAAGTGACCAACAATAAGGCGTAATTTAGTCCTGCAAGTTGATTTTCATCCGTCTCTCAAGAAGTATTTCAGACATAATAAATTCAGATATCTAAAAGCACAGCGCATGCAATTTAGACAGTAATTTAGACTATCTGTCCACTTCTTTCACTGGCTCCAAATTGTGACATCCAAACCCTGAAATGACAACCAAAGTTTGGATAACATCAGCAAACTAAAAGTCAATcagataaattaaaataaaaggcaGAGGCATGTTTTGTTGACATCCACAACAGAGAGCGCACTCCCGGATGGCATGGGTCACTACCTGACAACAACATCCATTTAATGATCATTTAAGTAGTAGGATTTGAATTTCCCACCACAAGAGTCCAGTACAACATCAACTAACTAATTAGTAATTATCCCATTGGCTTAACATTTATAAAACCCAACACactaaataaaaacaaaaatttccagGACACATAAAGCGAACTCATCAAATTACAGAACCCTTATCATAGTACCAGATTTTAGATACTCGAATCGAACCCGGTGATGTCTAAAAGTTTGTCCTTCActaaaaatgaaagaggaaagcTCAAATTTGATGTTTCGAAATTATGAAATATTCTAATTACAATCTCAGGTCTGACCCGGTCAGGATTTCGCAATCTATATGCGCTGCAGTTGGATTTAAACATCAGTCAAAAATCTGAGATTCAAATGCAAACAACGTATGAAGAAAACCTATAAGAGAGGGGggggaaggaaaaaagaagaacaagcaAGCAGACCCATTTGATAGtactctttcacttttttatacatttaGATATTGATATATTTGCTCGAATAGATCAGAAACAATGTGAAGCAAAACCCAGTTgtaaaaaattcaactttttccaGTTAAGCTTATAATCAAAACGAAACACACCCCAGATTCACCAACTAACGAATCAAAACGCACCCAGAAACTAATAACTGTTACTTCACCCGAAgcagcaaaaaacaaaaacaaaacaaagaaacagggaaaaaaaaaaaaaaatgaaacccaaaaaaaatctcaataacGAAACGTCCAAAAAATCCCAAAGAAAACACAAAGGTGTGTATTGTGAGCCGCCCAAGAAGGTTGCGATCGAGAAAGAGGAACAGTACCTGAAACGAGCTGGGAGGAGTTTACACATTGAAGAACGAATTCTAGTCATCAAATCTGAGGAATGAGGAAGGAAGAAGGAATCCGAGTTAGAACTAGAAAACCCTAAGGTTGTTTTATTGTAGTGGTGGGGGTTGGAGCGGTAGGcgaaataagagagagagagagagagaggagaagtaCAATGCTGCTGTTTCTTTCCATACTGGCTCTGATTATTTTGAAGATCAGGGTCCCACCTCCTGTTGGGTGAGTCTCGAGGAAGACggaagaaatttaaaaaaaaaaaaaacaaaaaatgaaaaagaaagatttataAAATGGTTTTAGAATCttagttcttttcttttttccccctaCGCGGTTAAGAATCTTATTAGTTCGTTAGGTAGATTTTCAATATCATACATTATTTACGTGTTTTGtgctttaaattatttattaatttttatttattttgaaaacaaaaaatacaaacgttacattaataaataaaaagaaaaatattaggatATAAACAGTAAATCTTACTAATGGATAACCTAACTTTATTACTATCAATTAAATGGTTTCTCATTATGTCAATAACAACACTCATAATCACCATGACAACGTAACTTACACATCAAACATCACATATGCCGACTGCATGATTCATTGCTAAGTCAGCTGCCATCATTGACATGTTACCATAACTCATAGCCAGCACAAATTTTTATCTTCTTGCTAGAAGACAAACTGTGTCACTTACCAActagcaaacaaaaaaaacacacactTTTCAGTAAATTCCGAGGATCAAACATTTGAAAGGATTAAAATTGCCCTGTAACTCCTAAAACTTACCACgcacatagtttttttttttttttttttttttttttacatgtgtGGCAAAAGAATATGGAGAAGGAATTCGAAGTAGCGACCTTCgtttcatgagacgtggttcacagccgattgaactatccctTGAGGACCCACGCACTTAGCTTTTAGGCataccctttgtttttttttttttgttttgtaagtcACCCTTTGTTCATATGATTGAGAGTGtttcttaaactttttttcctaaataCTAGATGTAGATtatgagaatgaaaaaaaaataataataataaaaaattgctttgtattaattttttttatttaaatagtaataaaaagtgaataatgtgatataaaaagtgagatatatatatatattaatttttttgaaaaaaataaaatgaataatattgaGGTGAAGGGTTTTAACAGAGAACAAGCACCACTTCCAAGCCCTTTGATGTGATCACATGAGCTTTCCTCGAGCCATCGGGGGTGGTTGGCATTCTCTCATGAGATGGTTGACTACTTTGAGGAGTGCTTGAAGAACTCCTCAAAGGAGAAAGAGTTTTAATAGGAGG
Above is a genomic segment from Corylus avellana chromosome ca9, CavTom2PMs-1.0 containing:
- the LOC132192342 gene encoding serine/threonine-protein kinase KIPK2; translated protein: MGSFSGTCEIVEAGDEVNMGQHSRGTYDKDRKLPMLKLGYKDSLEDDINHLFEAITLKASTKGLGISQQAGTSPLRKSALKRPITVGAPHSPGIGNSEPVTLKQALRELCLSKASEMAAMKRLSKSTSSPGVSEAGRIKTLYHAVVVEASGSGPSLDKEEGSVVEISLVPEESKFNSSGKMPEQEKMPNMKSSSQSAHSSSQYAVTTLDNNTGNIPLQDETVSSPRKVGAHTPKVELLQKEKHTSAPSPSSSSTVRNILEMVENDPASTKLANKALVPKPMRKGRSQPVSSSSSIVGNRVGKISRNTLRSVKPVVRNKSSVKKKLKQNSSSSACSSSAYNKVNNDLDPRTTQVVCERCQCTLKNASKQVSVTSYSIGPNDEVSPSNEHSGASKPGITSNSSNKSKASMKLKKNTKSKEKGEFSQSSKSSQGEYSSSTSISDESNVSGSSCGNRPHMSKDVRWEAIRHVQMQNGVMGLRHFNLLKKLGCGDIGTVYLAELISTNCLFAIKVMDNEFLARRKKMPRAQTEREILRMLDHPFLPTLYAQFTSDNLSCLVMEYCPGGDLHVLRQKQLGRSFPEPAARFYVAEVLLALEYLHMLGVVYRDLKPENILVREDGHIMLTDFDLSLRCTVSPTLLKSSSFNADPVKTSGPCTDSSCAQPFCIEPSCQVPCFSPRFLPAAARARKLKVDVASQVRSLPQLVAEPTDARSNSFVGTHEYLAPEIIKGEGHGAAVDWWTFGIFLYELLYGRTPFKGCNNEETLANVVLQSLKFPDSPLVSCQARDLIRGLLVKEPENRFGSEKGAAEIKQHPFFEGLNWALIRCTIPPELPEFCDFGFPSTGSQETKSKFLECKTTGEHLEFELF